A genomic stretch from Primulina huaijiensis isolate GDHJ02 chromosome 14, ASM1229523v2, whole genome shotgun sequence includes:
- the LOC140957495 gene encoding cyclin-dependent kinase inhibitor 3-like isoform X2 yields the protein MGKYMRKAKTAGDTAVMEMSQSSLGVRTRAKTLALQRLQSTAASTAAPPEDSCYLELRSRRLEKRPPPHQHNSGEEQGQEHSEDRTREECCEAALISCSVGGGGLEIEASFGENNLDTEVHRSTREITPSSSTRAAATPCSSTRKAHLKTPSQRLPLNAVFVNMPALHELEDFFATEEQSMQRHFIEKYNFDFVNDSPLSGRYEWVKHSL from the exons ATGGGGAAGTACATGAGGAAAGCTAAAACTGCCGGTGACACGGCGGTCATGGAGATGTCACAATCATCTCTCGGAGTACGCACTCGCGCCAAAACATTAGCTCTCCAGCGCCTCCAGTCCACCGCCGCTTCTACTGCTGCTCCGCCTGAGGACTCGTGCTACCTTGAGCTTCGCTCGCGGCGACTGGAAAAACGGCCGCCACCTCATCAGCATAATTCAGGAGAAGAGCAAGGACAGGAACACTCCGAGGACAGAACTCGCGAGGAGTGTTGTGAAGCAGCTTTGATTTCGTGTTCGGTAGGGGGTGGTGGTTTGGAAATCGAGGCTTCTTTCGGTGAAAATAATCTCGATACTGAAGTTCACAG GAGCACTAGGGAAATCACTCCCAGTAGTTCAACTAGGGCCGCAGCGACCCCCTGCTCTTCGACTCGAAAGGCGCATTTGAAGACACCTAGCCAAAGGTTGCCCTTAAATGCTGTTTTCGTAAACATGCCTGCACTGCATGAGTTGGAGGATTTCTTTGCTACTGAGGAGCAATCCATGCAACGCCATTTTATAGAAAA ATACAACTTCGACTTTGTGAATGATTCACCTCTCTCGGGACGTTATGAATGGGTGAAACACAGTCTTTGA
- the LOC140957496 gene encoding uncharacterized protein yields the protein MDVNSWFRRSFNKLKITSQSHPSSAAPASDVAPSSISRNIIKGEEEQLYGVTDRLVEFVKSFSIETFRSFSLPDGEGSIADGGNSGNLRKDLSDWQENHAMLVLSRVKELSQLRFKLCPRYLKEQQFWRIYFALVRSYVTEYELRAVRLAKLKQIRAENDNVSNSSACEVEMSDVKVILPPDSGSSVEQK from the exons ATGGATGTGAATTCATGGTTCAGACGCAGTTTTAACAAGCTTAAAATCACCTCCCAGTCCCATCCCTCCTCCGCCGCCCCCGCTTCCGACGTTGCGCCGTCATCCATTTCCAGAAACATAATCAAAGGAGAAGAGGAGCAGCTATACGGTGTAACAGATCGCTTGGTAGAATTCGTCAAATCCTTCTCAATTGAAACTTTCAGAAGCTTTTCTCTACCCG ATGGCGAGGGAAGTATTGCTGATGGTGGAAACTCTGGAAATTTACGGAAGGATCTTTCCGATTGGCAAGAAAATCACGCGATGCTTGTTCTTTCCAGAGTCAAg GAACTTTCACAGCTTAGGTTTAAGTTATGTCCTCGGTATTTGAAAGAACAGCAGTTTTGGAGAATATATTTCGCCCTTGTGAGGAGTTATGTGACTGA ATATGAGTTGCGTGCTGTACGACTAGCCAAGCTCAAACAGATTAGAGCAGAAAACGATAATGTCTCCAACAGCAGTGCCTGTGAAGTTGAAATGTCTGACGTGAAAGTCATATTGCCCCCGGACTCCGGGTCTTCTGTGGAACAAAAGTAA
- the LOC140957631 gene encoding uncharacterized protein — MGYVWNSMPPRRQVGRPRGNDDRRHEDGEDQGQGGFGPPPPPPPPDMNAQMLAGMTRFFAQFAGNNAAAAARPTGPEAVYERFMKMRPKEFSGTSDPMIAEGWIKSLEVIFEFMELGDADRVRCATYLFSGDARLWWEGAAVALNLATLTWTRFTEVFYSKYFAEEVRTRLTTEFMSLRQGDMTVTEFIRKFERGCHFVPLIANDARAKMMHFLVGLRPILRRDVRVSDPTTYEVAVSKALAAEQDLRDIERDRQGKRPAQVPHRPPPHQHQQQNKRPFHGQPRNRGQQQQQQQRGRPAPRTFEHPVCPRCSRRHPGECMSGSGKCFKCGSPDHMLLQCPQRNLPTQGRVFALHAAETNPETMLLTGTDEARAEGGDQ, encoded by the exons atgggttatgtatggaacagtatgcctcctagacgccaggttggacgcccgagaggtaatGATGATCGCcgtcatgaagacggtgaggatcaaggacaggggggattcggacctccacctcctccacctccacctgacatgaatgcccagatgctagctgggatgactaggttctttgcacagtttgcagggaacaatgctgcagccgcagccaggccgacagggcccgaggctgtctatgagaggtttatgaagatgcgtccgaaggagttttctgggacgtctgaccccatgattgccgagggatggatcaaatccctcgaggttatcttcgagttcatggagcttggagatgcagacagagtccgatgtgccacctacttattcagtggagatgcccgcttatggtgggaaggagcagcagtagccctgaacttggctacactgacttggacacgcttcacggaggttttctactccaaatattttgctgaggaagtgcgcaccaggttgactaCCGAGTTCATGAGCTTGAGACAGGGTGatatgacggttacggagttcatccgtaagttcgagaggggctgtcactttgtgcccctgatagcaAATGATGCCAGAGCTAAGATGATGCACTtcctggtgggtctacggccgatcttgcgccgtgatgttagggtgtctgaccctactacttatgaggtcgcggtctccaaagccctagccgcagagcaggatctgcGGGATATCGAGAGGGATCGCCAAGGCAAGCGCCCagcccaggtaccacaccgccctcctcctcatcagcatcaacagcaaaacaagaggccttttcatgggcagcccagaaacagaggccagcaacagcagcagcagcagcggggacgcccagccccgaggacctttgagcacccagtctgtcccaggtgctcacgccgccatcctggagaatgtatgtctggttctggaaagtgttttaagtgtggcagtCCTGACCACATGTtgctgcagtgccctcagaggaatctgcctacccaaggcagagtttttgctctccatgccgcAGAAACAAACCCGGAGACTATGTTgttgacag gtactgatgaggctagggccgaaggcggggaccagtga
- the LOC140957495 gene encoding cyclin-dependent kinase inhibitor 3-like isoform X1 — protein sequence MGKYMRKAKTAGDTAVMEMSQSSLGVRTRAKTLALQRLQSTAASTAAPPEDSCYLELRSRRLEKRPPPHQHNSGEEQGQEHSEDRTREECCEAALISCSVGGGGLEIEASFGENNLDTEVHSRSTREITPSSSTRAAATPCSSTRKAHLKTPSQRLPLNAVFVNMPALHELEDFFATEEQSMQRHFIEKYNFDFVNDSPLSGRYEWVKHSL from the exons ATGGGGAAGTACATGAGGAAAGCTAAAACTGCCGGTGACACGGCGGTCATGGAGATGTCACAATCATCTCTCGGAGTACGCACTCGCGCCAAAACATTAGCTCTCCAGCGCCTCCAGTCCACCGCCGCTTCTACTGCTGCTCCGCCTGAGGACTCGTGCTACCTTGAGCTTCGCTCGCGGCGACTGGAAAAACGGCCGCCACCTCATCAGCATAATTCAGGAGAAGAGCAAGGACAGGAACACTCCGAGGACAGAACTCGCGAGGAGTGTTGTGAAGCAGCTTTGATTTCGTGTTCGGTAGGGGGTGGTGGTTTGGAAATCGAGGCTTCTTTCGGTGAAAATAATCTCGATACTGAAGTTCACAG CAGGAGCACTAGGGAAATCACTCCCAGTAGTTCAACTAGGGCCGCAGCGACCCCCTGCTCTTCGACTCGAAAGGCGCATTTGAAGACACCTAGCCAAAGGTTGCCCTTAAATGCTGTTTTCGTAAACATGCCTGCACTGCATGAGTTGGAGGATTTCTTTGCTACTGAGGAGCAATCCATGCAACGCCATTTTATAGAAAA ATACAACTTCGACTTTGTGAATGATTCACCTCTCTCGGGACGTTATGAATGGGTGAAACACAGTCTTTGA